The genomic segment TGTGGAAAGGGTTATTGCATTTTGCTCAATATTTTAGCTGAAATTGCTGGAATAGCTTTAGTATAAATCAGATTTTTCTCAGCATGTACAATCCCTTATGGGTCCAAGGGGATGGAGACAATTGGGTCAAGATGGGACTTCAAACTTTTTGCATTTCAAGGGACAAAGTTTCATGCGAAATGATCCTTATTAACAACTAAAATCAACTGGTATCCAAACAGGTGCATTGGATTCAAGCTGAAGAATTAGAAATCCATAGGATTAAATCTCTCCATCCATATAGGCCCTGAAGTTATTCCAACCCAATAATTTCTTGGACTAAAGTATTCGTCTTAGGAAAAGAATAGGTCAGTTTAATGTGACAACAATTTATGTAATTTGGTCATTAGCTTTGACTTTACAAGCAGTTTCATTAAACGATGTTTTGGACGTTGTTTGAAaggaaagggaaagaaaaggAAGGAGAAGATAAGAActgataaaaaaattagaaaggtTTGCTGTTGAATCAGGAAGAGAAATTAATGCAGAAGAAAAGAGGAGATAAAGTCATGTACTCTAAAAGAAAGAGCTGGCATGTGTTCATTGGCTCCAGCCTTGCAAGTTTCTTGCATTTGGTGGCATCTTGGTTCTTAGGCACTCATTGACTAGTAGATAGTACTCAATTACTCTAAGAACCGATACCTCAAGCCCCTTTTTTTTTGGTTCTCCATCTACAATGAGTGCTTTACTATTTGGTAtctttattttgttatctttgtttttttattgttttttccccgtcctttttaattttttgcctTTTCTTCTGCTGCCTTTAGCATTCGACGGAGTCTATAGAATAGCATGGCTGACTAATTATATGGTTAAAGAGTTTTTCTTCTAGATTGTAGAAAACAGGTGTTGGTTGGAGTGTGTGCTGCATAAAACTTGtaatgtatattttaaagttggagttgtttaagaatttttggatctgtaaattgaaattgcgtaatcaagaaaagaaactaaGCAATAGTTTCCATGATGTTTTAACTTCAGTAAGAATGACGTACTGGAACGATAATCACTTTCCAGTGACTAtccttcttttttttactttcctTTTCTAGAGTGTTATCGTTTGCATATTAAGCAACAAAATTTGGTGGTTGATTTGTCTGATATGTTAGTTTTTTGTGCTCAAATGTTGCAGATGATTGACGACCAGGACCTTGGCTTCTTCGCCAACTTTCTTGGAATCTTTATATTTGTGCTGGTCGTCGCTTACCATTACGTGATGGCAGATCCAAAATATGAAGGAAATTGAGAGTTGCTTATTTTGAATTAGCTTCAGCAACAATAGTTATGTTAGTTGCTTATTTCGAATTAGCTTCGGCAACAATAGTTATGGTCCTTTACCTTTGGCAGCTCTATATGATAGATATTGAGTTTTGATATGACGAAACATTTATTACTGAGCATTGAGTTTTATCTGACTGCTTCTGGCTCATAGAAACTTGGTTAAAACTATTATCAGTGCATTGCTACAAATGGAGTAAAGGATTGATCTCTCACCTTTTCACCCATTGCTTAATGTTTTAGTGagtgtttatttttaaaaagaaaagagaggcaTCTATATGATTTGCTCCTTTAGTTACCTTACACGCATTGCACTATTTTCGACCAATGCCATGtagattgttattattatttagattcaACTAAAATTGAAGGCTAATAACATTTTGGTTGTATGAAGTATGGTTAGTTTGAATAATCGCCTCGGAATTTTCTCTGTTATTATCTTATAAAAACCTTTTGATATATTTGGAAATTCATGATCTTAGAGCTGTTCATAATGTACTTATACCATCACTTTTGACTGTTTGACATGTTATAGCCATAATATCCTTCGTAGTTTAAACTGCCTAGATGATTATGTGCTTTACAAAAATGTAGAGAAGATTCAGAATAACATATTGCCTTTGAATTTTAAGGAAAGCTAGAGAGAAAAAAGTAAGTGAAAAACAACTATAGATGATAGATGCTAATGCCCACTTTAGATCTACTACTTCATGTGCTGTGTCTTGATCATATGGATTTGCTTACAgtaagggcagcccggtgcactaaagctcccattATATGTGGGGTCTAGGGAAGAGCCTGACCTCAAAAGTCTATGATACGCAGCCTTacctgcatttctgcaagaggctgtctTTATGGCGTAATACCGTGATGGTAACTGTAGCAGGTTCTTATGAACGGATtggttcgcccaaaggatctacCCATTTCACCAATTCTTTTATCCCACTATCGAAGTCTCTTACTTCTCTCTCCAAAAAGCTCATGCAAAATCCCAATGAACACAAACAACCAACAATTGTTCCTCTAAGCTCTATACCTGCAATGTCTCTCACTTTACCACGAACTTCGTTTGAGTTCTGAAGAAAAGAACTTAGAATCATCTCCACCTCCCCCCTTGGACATGATGAGTTCCCTTCTTCAAGATcattcattatattctgctcTGGCTGGATTTGAGAAGTTTTTAACAGTCTGATAGAAATAGTTTTCTCAAAGCAGCTCACTGAAGAGCTTAGAGCATCCTTAAACTGCTGTAGGTCCTTGTTTATGTATTGTTGAAGCTCCTTTTTATCAGGATAATACCTATCGAATGCTTGACAGAGGAATTCGATATCACAGGACATGAAAAACAGAACATCTGCCATCTTTGACAAAGATCGTTGGAGCTTCAGGTAGCAAGAAATTGGAAAAGGAGAAAACCAGAATCTAGGTTCCAATACTGCATCTTTAATGAACTTGTCCAAGtctttgacttgatatttcaggTCCCTTTGCTTCTCCATTAGCCCCTTTTGCCTTGAATCGACGATCATGCGTTCAGTGCAATCTTTGAGTGTTCCCTGGACCAGATAGAGGTGCTTCTTGACTAAAGTGGCTGAACTTGTTGGCTGCAGCATAAGCTCAACAACAACGAAACAAGCTAGTCCAATGAAGGCCTCGGTGAGTCTGTAAATTGCAAATTCACTCGGTGGACCATAACTTTTTCTGCCCAAAATCAGTAGTGAACCTATTACTGCTGCTGTTCCCCCTGCTTGAGTGAACATCCTACTATGCCTTAGAAATGTGGTGAAAATTATCCAAGGGAGGAGGGATAAGAACCTTATTTGCGCGACTTTTTGAAAGATAGTACAGCCAAGTACTCCATAGACTGATCCTATAGCTGTTCCTTGTGCTCTAGCATTTGCTTCTGTGAAAATTGCTTCTTTCCTTGTGACAAAGCTGAGGGCTATTGTGAGGCCTGACCAGTACCCATTTTCAGTATTAAATAGAAGACCAAGTAGCACAGCTAGGCCTAATGAAAGCGAACACTTGAACGCAAATACCACCATTCTTTCATGGATTATTGGCATAGTGCAATCAATACAGGCTTGTCTGCAGCACGATTTGTTACTACTACTTCCCATTGTGCTTCTTAGTCCTTCGGTCATAGTAGTGATAGTGTCAGAATCACTCATGCACATTTTGAAACAAGATAAGAAGAAAAGTGCTGGTTGATCTTGTTTCGTTGGTAAGATCGGTTCTTGGTGCAGCCTAGATGACTCCTCAAATTCCCCTACTGTTTCCAAAGCTGTTACTGAATTATGTGGTAAAAATGATCTTTCTTGCcccaatttttggccaagaaacATCATAACATGATGTGTGACTTTAAAGAGCTCTTTATCTATCATTCTTGTGGGAAAAGATGGGCTAGAAGTTATAGCCACTTCCATTCCTTTCATTGCAATGTCCATGTTTTGAAAACCTTGTCCTGGATCTGTGTAATAGGGATTCAAGTATCTTAGCCAAGGTTTCTCCCATTGTAAACCTTCCTGCTCAGAAATAGGAGGGTCATTTAGATTACTTACCAAAATCAGGTTATTTCACGTGTCTCCTGAACTTTATATACTTAAACAACAAAGTAAGAAAACtgttttttatcatatgaaagtAATTGAACTTGACCCGTTATAACAGTAAAGTGGCAACTAATTTTTAGAGCTTGTTTGGCATTTCTGTTGGGAACTCCGaactgttattttttttatttaattagaagaaaatattttttatttttgggataaTGTAGGGCGTTTGACTAACTTATAAAACTACTTAAAAAAGGAAGCAGAAACTGTTTTCCTGCTGTTGGAAAGGAGTagaatttttttgctttttctgaAAAACAGAAGTAGAAggagaaatttatttattttcgtaACAACAATATTCCTATCACTTGTACATACATGCGGATATATACTTTAGTAATTAATTAGTATGTCTCATAAGgttgattaaatttttatttttaaattttattcttcATTGTTACAGTATaagttctttattttattttgtaatttatgtattattttatttcccatcccttttattaaaaaaaataatcagaaacatcattgatgatgatgatgaaaggACATacaactatttattttttattattacgtAACACAAAGTTAGTGGATAAAATAATCTTAATAATAAAAGTTTATTGATACATGTCATTTTcgtaatttatttttcaaaaatactttttagaAATGGTTAGTCAAACATAATTTGTTTATTAAACACACTTTTCtaaaaactattttctaaaagtGACTCTCAGTAATACATTATCTAACCGCAAGGCCCAACAGACTCTTATTAGTCACATTAAAAGTAGCTTCACTTTACCTATTACGGCATTAACACCACAAAATATTGCTTTTCGGATTGAAGTAGCTGCACTTTACAATAAAGTGACAAAACTATACCTACTGTAACAATAAAGTCAGGATATGTTTTGTTGTTATAGTCAGTTATGTTTGAGGACTTTACTGTTAAGTGTGCAAAGTTCTCTTATTTTCCTACCAAAAGAAATAGTTTGATCGTTTAAACATCAGTTACTTTAACGTGCAAAACTAGTTATTGTAACATTATTGTTATGGTATATAAAGTTCATGTTCACGCTCCGATTAACTAGGCTTGGGCATGAGGTGTGAGCTACCTTTTGAGATGTGAGTTAAACCCAAGACTAATTTTAAAAGTTTAGTAATCATATGTAAATTTAAGACGAATAAAAAGCCTGAAAATTTTTAGGGATCCTTACCTCCAAGAATTTGATAGTCTCAAGAAGCTTACTTCCTGTATCGGTAAAGGGCTTTGTTTGAGAAATTAGCTCCATGGTTATCTCATCATCTTGATTACGGATGGCCTTCAAATATAAGTTTATTCTTCCCGATGCACTTTCTGCATATATTTGGTATAATTTTCTCACCTGTTGGCAAtgaaaatttacaaaatatgttAGCAATCAAATTTGAAGTACTAAAGTACACATTAAAAGATGAAaaccatatttacacaaattcccatccttataaaataattacaaaatgtCAACTAATTATGcgtcttcgttggatgtatcgggagctaattacgtatctcgacagattcaaaataagaaaaacatataTCGGAAACTacttatgtatttttacaaaagaaaatatatatccTCGTTGAATGTACCGAGAGCTAATTATATACCTTGACAACTCAAAATCgaatttttcagtaattatgtaaaatatcaaggaaaaatgacactctataacactttttaaaacaaatagccaAGTTTGGAAAATCTTCAAAAAGTAGCCAGTTGGATATATTATTTCCGCTTTATAGCCATTTCTAATTTGAGTCATTTTACCCTATGTAGTCCATATACACTTTATATAAActactgatacagtctatatacaatactaacacagtattcaacttgggcaattcgacccttttaaaaatattttaattttttttgctataaattttttaactgattaaatattctgctttttttttttattgtttagaaataataattaaattatatataaaaaatataattgttaaatagaatatgtatctatataagatatatgtatagaaattgtatagttctatcaaatatgtatatgtataaaatatatataaagaatatatagaaagtgtatgaaaattatataattattgtataaaacgtATAAAAAATGTATAGTTATTAtctaaattgtgtatcaaaacagtataatttttgtatagaatatttatgtatataagattggtatagaaactgtatagaagggtgtagaaatggtatagaacaagccagtaaatgaaatgactagaaagtggaatttaaattccatggtcattttcatggaaatagtttaatttgaagtgtcgtttatGTCCTTTCCCCAAATATCAAAGTGTTTTGTAATTAAAGTTCAAACTGTCGGAATTTGTGTTGTTTGCCCTTAAAGCATTAGTTGTTACTACCCGGGCCAAAATTAACGGTCACTTTAGCTTAAAAAAATTGTTAACATATACAATTGTCATTTTATAAATTCGAGACTGAAATTGGAAATTATAGCTTTAACGAGATATTGATGGTTCGTGCTAACATATGCTATCTTTTTATCTCAATCTATGtgatataaaatacaaatagaattttgataattaattttatatatatatatatatatatatatatatatatatagatagatagatagatagatagatattttaagttaactattttaatttataatacttttttatgtaatttcaaataatatatgttactcttcatgtccaaacttttgtgacattgacagtcaatgataataatataaggttttaattattataatttataatatctttttcttctattccaatttaagtggtacATGATATAATTTCNNNNNNNNNNNNNNNNNNNNNNNNNNNNNNNNNNNNNNNNNNNNNNNNNNNNNNNNNNNNNNNNNNNNNNNNNNNNNNNNNNNNNNNNNNNNNNNNNNNNccggataatctcattcctaactctgccccctttagtaagcccacacatccaacacactattctcatttccgccaccttcaatttttggatgtgaacGTGCTTAACTGGCCagcactccactccatacaacatggccggacgaactgccactctatagaatttgcctttaagcttaagggcaCCTTCTTATTGCACAACACTctcgaggcgagcctccacttcatttAACCTGCTCCAATATGGTTagaaacatcctcatcaatctcactatccccctggatcatagacccaaggtacttaaaactatccctcttacacacatcctgggagtccaacctcatCACCATTTCGTTCTcctgcctcgagtcactaaacttacattccaaatactc from the Capsicum annuum cultivar UCD-10X-F1 chromosome 9, UCD10Xv1.1, whole genome shotgun sequence genome contains:
- the LOC107842987 gene encoding dolichyl-diphosphooligosaccharide--protein glycosyltransferase subunit 4A, which translates into the protein MIDDQDLGFFANFLGIFIFVLVVAYHYVMADPKYEGN
- the LOC107842986 gene encoding uncharacterized protein LOC107842986 produces the protein MPTTMVAKRARAMWWMRLHSAIRTALACTIVGCVTLYSSSSLAKQLAFPSFSYVTSVFIVSDATLGHALRGCWHACLATLQVMPLSMLGLWLHNYVATDEFSPEVAALMVAVSAFLVALPESTELMCKRIAFGQLVIVYVDAVIHGVYVNSPVMHPLRIAFSTLLGAVASILALLLPYPWLAYHEVRKLYQIYAESASGRINLYLKAIRNQDDEITMELISQTKPFTDTGSKLLETIKFLEEGLQWEKPWLRYLNPYYTDPGQGFQNMDIAMKGMEVAITSSPSFPTRMIDKELFKVTHHVMMFLGQKLGQERSFLPHNSVTALETVGEFEESSRLHQEPILPTKQDQPALFFLSCFKMCMSDSDTITTMTEGLRSTMGSSSNKSCCRQACIDCTMPIIHERMVVFAFKCSLSLGLAVLLGLLFNTENGYWSGLTIALSFVTRKEAIFTEANARAQGTAIGSVYGVLGCTIFQKVAQIRFLSLLPWIIFTTFLRHSRMFTQAGGTAAVIGSLLILGRKSYGPPSEFAIYRLTEAFIGLACFVVVELMLQPTSSATLVKKHLYLVQGTLKDCTERMIVDSRQKGLMEKQRDLKYQVKDLDKFIKDAVLEPRFWFSPFPISCYLKLQRSLSKMADVLFFMSCDIEFLCQAFDRYYPDKKELQQYINKDLQQFKDALSSSVSCFEKTISIRLLKTSQIQPEQNIMNDLEEGNSSCPRGEVEMILSSFLQNSNEVRGKVRDIAGIELRGTIVGCLCSLGFCMSFLEREVRDFDSGIKELVKWVDPLGEPIRS